The genome window gaaaattttattattttattactttttcaTCCCCTCGACATATATCATCTTTTCCCATTATCATCctcttatttaatatatatataatttatttgtctaatattatttgtatattatataaatataatatataaataatatatatatatatatattaaaattatattttattttaaaaataataaacttaCCTATTAAGCATTAGATCAAATGGTGATCTAGTGAGCCTACAAAGGCAGAAACTTGACTGCAAGATCCATCCATCGAGCGAGCACACTCCAGCTTGATAGTTTCCACGGCCTGTCGAGGTTAAAAAACACTTGATCGATATCTAATCCAATTTTGATATTTATAGTTCAAACActttgtttttgtgttttttgttttttaagtATCCATTGGCACACAAGGATGGGCAATATGATGAGCATCATCATTTGATCCTAATGAAAATTGACCATTGATAGTACTTTTCGACAAAAATGCATCATAAAATGGAGAAATCTTGTACCACCTGTAAAAGCACACTCATTTGATCAGATTAAATTTAAACAGCATCAGAAATTGTAATTCCCACTTAGTAGCAATGCATTAATGTGAATTTTCTCGTGATCGCTTTGATCATTTCTAGTGCAAAGGACCCAATCATATTTGGTGATGGACAACCCAAGGTGAGTGTGTAAACAGAATGTTTCAAATGCACAGAGACACATAAGAGCAATAGATTTGCTGTTTTCGAGCATTTGCATTTTAATATGTATTTGCTCAATATTATACACATATTCTTGATCCTGTTCAATGCAAGTAGTTCACTAAACTTGTTTCTTCGAAACAAATGAGTCCATCCATAGTACAAACATTAATTCATCCTTGGAAGTCTTGCCCCTAAATGTTATTAAGGTTTCAAATAGCACAAGAAAAGCCCAAAAAAATCAGTGAGTTTCAATTAGTTTTACTGATGGCTACAAGAACCTTACCAAGCCGAACATGttgtaaagaaaacaaaaatggtCAACATAAGACTTTGCACAATGAGGAACAAAATCCCAATCACTAATATCCATATGGTAAGTAGTTCCATAGAGAGAAAAAAGGGAACATGAAAGCTAGTACGTCCTGTCACACATCCTTTCAATTAATTCTATGTCGGCCGATAACATAACAGCAAAATTACAAAATAAAAAAGGGCTATCGTCGAATTTtatgtaaaataaaaaatcaaacgaAAAGGAGAAATAAGCAAGAAAAGGGAATTATGAACCTGAGGAAGTACAATTGGTTAGGGTAAACAAGGATGCAGCACCTTTCAAATCATGTTCCTGCGTGTGTTCCACTTGATTAGTCTCATCTCTAAGCTCCAAATTTGTGCTGTGAAATCAAATAAATGTTTCCGTATTAAAATCAGAGCAGTCACAAGATAGCATATGCTGCACATCAGCTTGGGACGTAAAAAGAAGGCTATGTAGGTTTAGATGCTCATAGCTTCAAGTAATGATTCTTTTCAGAGAGGGCAAAAACCATAAATGGATTTTTTTGTTGTGATGATCACTGAAACAACCAAGTGCAATAAAGTCACTTCTTAAACTTTACATGAAGAACATTTGAACGAACACCTAAAAATTTGTGAACACAATAGGACAAAAGGGCAAAGGGTGAAAATGGGCTACTGAGAAGCCACACTCACCACAGTTCTTATTGAAAGCACTCCTTATTTGCCACAACAATGACAATTATCACAGTATATAACAAGCAAACTACAAAATTCCTGAAATGCTGATACGTTTGAATAAAATAGTAATAGTTTTCAATTACTGTTAAGAAATCAAATAAAAGTGCACAAGAAAATTGGCATGACTTAGGGGAGAGGAGATAAACAAGAGTGACTCAAGAAGACCATATGATTAATATAAAATACCATTCTTAATTAAAACATATAGTTCCGGTATTTATCTAGTGCTTTGAATTGGAATAAAGCTTTGAATTGAAATAACACTCGCTAATTAAGAATTTATCTAAATGTTCCTTCATCACTTCATTCGAAAACATAAAGATTCATGGATAAAAACAAAACTAGGACTATAATCCTTACCTGCAATGCAGAGGCCCGACCTCGTTAGTCGTATTGATTCTAGAATCTCCCTCATCATCCCCTCCTATCAATGTCTGCCTAATCTCAAACATATCTACCAGAGGCTTAACATCCTCATCCTGCACCACTGATtgcggatgatgatgatgatggtgatgatgttGCTGCTGTAGACTCAAAACATTGTTGTTAACACTGTTGCTGTTACTACTGGCATTCGGATCGTTGTTTGGCTCTCTAGAAATGCCACTGTCATAGCAGAGGTAATTGTAGTAGTGCTGCTGGTCTTGCGGCTGATTCATCGAAGGGAAAAGGTTGGCATCATATATCACATTCTCGGTGTCATCGGTGGGTGTATTGAGAAGCAAATTAGGGTTTACATCCAGATCAGGTGCGAGGGTAGGAATTCCTGGTGTAATGGTCTGAGCTGTGTGCGCACGACAGAGTGCAAGCTGTCTAAGCACGAACGCGAGTTCTGTAGAGTCGTGATCGATCTGGCGCTCGAGATCACGGATGTATCTGTAGCAGCCGCCGACGGGATCGTGGGCGCGCATGTCGGACTGGTAGATGATGGTGCTCATGGCCTCGTTGCGCTGGAAGGGGTCGAGGTCGCGTATTATCTTGACGATGTTACTGACGCCGAAGAGACGGTGAGCGTTGAGGAACTTCTGCTGCTGGTTGGCGGGGAAGTAAGGAGCGAGGAGGCAGTCGGGTTTGCACTTGCGGCGCTGGTATTTGCAGGCTGCGCAGGCGGAGTTAGCGGCGGGCTGGGAGGAGGAGCTCttattgttgctgctgctgctggcgcTGGTGTTGGTGGCAGTTGTATTGGATGTGGTGGCGGAGGTCATGATAGGATCGAGGGGTGTGGCGTTGAAGGTGGCACACGCACCCACCACCcggaggacgaggaagaggaggaagaggaggaggaggatattttGGTTGTTGTTGCTGTGATGGTTGTTGGTGCGGCGATTCTTGGCAACGATCGGATCGGTCGGCAGGGTCGTAGGGCGGGGCGGATGGTGGGGTGGCGGGCAGCAAAGCGAGCCCATGAACGGAAAGCAggcggagaagaaggagaggtttGGAAGCGGAGGGGGAGCGGTTCTCAAGGAAAGGGACGAGGACGATATCACAACAGAATAAATCTCGGAGGAGAGAGGGTGATGACTGtgtgaaagagagagaggagagagagagagagaggagagagagaggggggggaaaGAGTCGTGTTGTGCGTGGGTTGTTACCTTGCTATTTTGAATCTTGATCCGGGGTGCGTCCGGAGGAGGTTAAGCAGCACCATTCGTCGTACACGTGCCCACGCTTCCTTGTTTGTTGTGCTGCAAGAACCTTGACGACTCCCTTTTCCTTACTTGCCCAAATACCTGCCTCATCATTGGACAGACATCCAGAGGCCGTGGCGGGCCAACTCCGGTCAACCACTCCTATATACAAAGTAAGAGAAATGCGTAGTAATGTCCTGACTTGTTAAGGAAAGACAAGAATGCAGCATGGAATGAATTGGGAAGGTCATCATCCTAAGAGCAGTTTCCAAAACTTGTGCAGTATAGAAAGGAACTGAAAGGTCAGCATCTATCTACATTGTTTTATACACAGCCACTGCCATCAAATATGTTGTGAACTTGGAAGAACATGCATTAATGTGCAGACTGATCACAACTCACCTCTGCTGCAGTTTGGCCATTCCAAAGATTGTTTGATCCTGTCGCTGGTTGAATCCTTCCTTAAGCAGCGAATGGTTCAAAAGCCTAGCATCAAACAACCATAACATACTTCAGGTGTGGTCACAGGTTATGATAGATGGCAGTACTAAGAAACAACAATACAACTCAGATGTATTGCTTTTGCAGATGAACAGTAAACACTGGCATTTCACCATACAAGATCGATTGACTATAGTGTTGTATAACTATGATAATATAACAGTATGGCTCATATTTTATGAAGAACGCTGACCATAAATCAATTGATGCAGACAAGTTCAATACAAAACAGGTAAATGTAAAAGCTACAAAGAACAAAACATTGCAtctgaacaaaagaaaagaaagtaaaaTATAGTACTACATCTATCTACAAACCAAGCATGTAGAGTGTAGAATCAGAATTCTGAAGAAACAGACCTTGTTTATCTTTCGTTTCCAACAGCAGTCAATCCAAGAAACCTGTTTTATGTTTTTtggaaaaaggaaaacttgtATTTCTTAAATAACTTGGAACAAGTTAAAACAAAACTGCTGCCAAGGTTTGCCATGTTATATACAGCAGTAAGTTTCTCTCCAGATACATGCCTAAATTCAGCTAAATTGAATCCAGGAACCAAAGTTTTAATATCATTCACCAAAGCTTTCAAGTGACAGGCTGATGACCAGTCATGTGAACAAGGTTTAGACCATCGGATCTGATCCTGATCTGAATTTGCCCCTCCCCTTTGCAGCTTGCAGTCCAGTAAGAATAGCAGCCCCCTCTGATTGAATTGGCGATATTGCCTTTCTGCACGCAGAGCCCACAGCTGCTGGCCACTGTTTAGCATCCCACAAGGTGTAACTGATACCTGCACAGCCAGACAAAGCATCAAAAGAGCCATCGCAGTCCAGTAGAAATCCACTCCAGCATTCATCATTTCTATCTGCATTGACTCTAATAAGAGTCTATCAGCATTCATCATTATTAATCCAAGAAACCTGTTACAAGTACAAATAGTACACCTTTAGAGCCAGCAATGTGATACCAGTAGAAAATatggaagaaaaaaatagaatatcATCATACTTTCTGAAATCTTCTCTTGAAGACTGCTCATATATATAAACAATCAGATTTGTCAGTTTGACACCAGTATCAGGGATACATACAAGGTTAGAACAGCTGGTCAGGATGTATAACTTAGAAGGAAGAAAAGATTTATCAAGATATTATCCAAAGCGTTAAATAATATGAACATTGTGAGGAAGCACTGCCAGAGTTTTATATGATAATGTGGATTAAGAGGAAGTTTTTCTAAAACAATTGTAAGGTTGGTCGTGTTTTGTTCATTGAAATGTGAGATAGTCAGAAACCAACATGCACGAAAAGTTAGAAGTGACGAGATCAGAATACTGGCATAGATAATCAAGAATATGAGAAAAGATGGTATAAGAAACATATATGTTCATGAACAATTGTGTAGCCCCGGTCGAAGATGAAATAAGAGAAACCCATTAAAATGGCATAAACATGTCCAAAGCCAACTTATAGTCGATTTACTTAGACAACATGAATTAATTAGGACTCGTGGTGCGAGAATAGAAAGACTTGAGACAAATTTATTCAAAACAACATAAAAGGGATATGAAAGCCATTAAGTTGACTAACAATATAACCCAAAAGGAACCACGTTGGTAGGAAAGATCCATGTAGATGTATTACATGATGTATTACACTTCCTAGATGCCTACACATGCTTTTTATACCATCGGAATTACTCGAGGAATGAAGAATACTCGTTCGAACCTCTTGCTGCTCATCCATAAATATTTTGAGTTAAAGCTGGGATTTGTGTCACTGCAGATAGCACAGATGCTAAATAATCAAATGAAGTAAAGGTAATAAGAAGGATGAGTTACCGAGGCTTGATCTCTGCAATCAACTTTGATGCAACAGGGACACAGCCTGACAGATCTGCCACCTCTGGAGGAGTATTGAAAGTGTCAGCTCCACAAGAGAGACACCACCTGGTTATTTGATCCAATTCCTAAGAGGCAGCAATGCTATCAGAGGAACATTTACAGAATGCAAAGTAGCAAGCTCAATAGGAACTAATCAAGCTCTTCAGCAAGAGCTCGCAGTTCACCAACGCCATCTTCGCTATATCCCATCATCCTCAGAAGACATCGCCCACCAGACAAGTAGGCCAAAGACAATTCTCAACCATCAGAAACAAATCAAAGAATGCGGTGTACAGAAGAATAAAAGACCAGACTAGATAGGGACGGAGCTCCAACCCGTCGATCTTCGACGGACTGTTGGAAGGAAACTTCGAGGAGGCAGAGAGGAATCTGGCTTCGGTGAAGTGGGTGGTTATGAGGCGGCGAGCGGGCCTCAAGGTAGCCCACGGCTTCGTCGAGACTATCTCCGGCCGATGCAGAGAAGGGCATGATGGTGGCGTCGTTCACCTGGATCGGGAACATACGAAGGGTTAGTGAAATCGAGAGAGGAAAACCCAAGACTTAGtgaaagcgagagagagagagaggctccgGACGATCGATCGCGATTGAAGAGGTGAGTGATCTTTGGAAGGCGTGCGAGGGCAAAGCGGGGCGAAGCGGCCGGAGATGAGGACGACAATATCGGAGCCCCGAAGCGTTTGCGAACGCGATCTAAGACGATGAACTTGTTTAGTTGGCAAAATTATGAGAATTCAACTCTCTAGACGGCAACGAGGATAAATCAGTTTGAAGGATGCACGTAGTTGGGAAAAAGTGCCTGATTGACAGATGGAACTTGCGCTCAAACCGAAAATACCTGAATCAGCAGCAGAATGCACCTTTCGGCAACAAAAATAAAGAGAATCTGTTGAATCCAGAATCTGTTGCGTTATTCTTTGACTCAGAGGCAGGAGATTTATACCATAGTGCGTAGAGGAAACAAACAAATTGTTTTACTTGCTCCCAGAGACTACGGAAAAATTTTGTTATGTGGTAGTGTGGAAGCAAATGATCTCCAAATTCAGTGAACCAAATTCGTAAACTCGGAACCTTTAATAATTTTAGTTTGGACGCTAATAATCCAAGCAATTTGAATACCAGAAACCACATTTCAAATCTTTTTCCACCATTATATGCTGAGAGGAGAGACATCCCAGACTCGTTTGAAACAATCTCTGTAATGTTACATGGCACCGCGCGGATACACTGAGAAGGCCACCATTGCTGGAGAACCTTTTGGGCTTCAGATAAATGAGATTGGATTAAGAGAAAGAATATTTGGATTAAAAATATCACAGACTTAGAGGTTTACAGGGACGCGGAGGCCATCATAGCTTAATTGGACATCCAGACCCTCTGACTCCAGCAACTTGGCAAGCTCTTCATTTATCTCATCATGGTCCATCAAGTGCATCATTCctagtgataaaaaaaaaaaaatctacatatCAGAGGTTTATAGTTCAACTTTCCAAATAATTTAAATCATCTCGTGCAACAAATACTTGATG of Musa acuminata AAA Group cultivar baxijiao chromosome BXJ2-3, Cavendish_Baxijiao_AAA, whole genome shotgun sequence contains these proteins:
- the LOC103979531 gene encoding LOB domain-containing protein 16-like, encoding MGSLCCPPPHHPPRPTTLPTDPIVAKNRRTNNHHSNNNQNILLLLFLLFLVLRVVGACATFNATPLDPIMTSATTSNTTATNTSASSSSNNKSSSSQPAANSACAACKYQRRKCKPDCLLAPYFPANQQQKFLNAHRLFGVSNIVKIIRDLDPFQRNEAMSTIIYQSDMRAHDPVGGCYRYIRDLERQIDHDSTELAFVLRQLALCRAHTAQTITPGIPTLAPDLDVNPNLLLNTPTDDTENVIYDANLFPSMNQPQDQQHYYNYLCYDSGISREPNNDPNASSNSNSVNNNVLSLQQQHHHHHHHHPQSVVQDEDVKPLVDMFEIRQTLIGGDDEGDSRINTTNEVGPLHCSTNLELRDETNQVEHTQEHDLKGAASLFTLTNCTSSGS